One Candidatus Roseilinea sp. genomic region harbors:
- a CDS encoding phosphatidate cytidylyltransferase — translation MHLPDTHRMNNGFAIVISFVYVFAVLGIAEVLRRALRLPVEFTRKVVHIGVGMWAFGTAALFSDKWFAIIPPLVFVALNYLSYRRALFTAMETGDKSNLGTVYFPIAFAAIIALFFDVSKPFMVAALMPLTWGDAFAAIIGRRYGRRHYALFAQRSVEGSAAMFGCSFLSAGGALLAFGAPFGVALATALLMALFAALVEAVSPAGLDNLLVPASSALVYPLLIPLLGPLAS, via the coding sequence ATGCATCTCCCTGACACACATCGCATGAACAACGGGTTTGCCATCGTTATCTCGTTCGTCTATGTCTTTGCGGTGCTTGGGATCGCCGAAGTCCTGCGCCGCGCGCTCCGGCTGCCGGTCGAGTTCACCCGCAAGGTTGTACACATCGGCGTAGGGATGTGGGCCTTCGGCACAGCGGCGCTGTTCAGCGACAAATGGTTCGCCATCATCCCGCCGCTCGTTTTCGTTGCGCTGAACTACCTCTCGTATCGCCGCGCGCTGTTTACCGCGATGGAAACCGGCGACAAATCCAACCTCGGCACGGTGTATTTCCCCATCGCCTTCGCGGCGATCATCGCGTTGTTCTTCGACGTCAGCAAGCCGTTCATGGTCGCCGCGCTGATGCCGTTGACATGGGGCGATGCGTTTGCCGCGATCATCGGCCGGCGCTACGGCCGGCGGCATTACGCCCTGTTTGCGCAGCGCAGCGTCGAAGGCTCGGCCGCCATGTTCGGCTGCTCGTTCCTCAGCGCCGGGGGGGCCCTGCTGGCCTTCGGCGCACCGTTTGGCGTTGCGTTGGCGACCGCTCTGCTCATGGCGCTCTTCGCCGCCCTCGTCGAAGCGGTGAGCCCGGCCGGCCTGGACAACCTGCTGGTGCCCGCATCGAGCGCGCTGGTCTATCCGCTGCTCATCCCCCTGCTCGGCCCGCTCGCGAGTTAA
- a CDS encoding carbohydrate kinase — MKGALVIGAANFDIKGRMLHRPVLASSNASAIRTSFGGVARNIAENLARLGAPVTLLTAVGDDYAGEDILSSADDVGVDVSRALIVENETTGTYLAALDESGDLYLGLDDLRVLRHITPDYLRLHKDAFRECDIVAFDLNLSEGAIMTAIHLAHEYRKPICVDPTSSVLAGRLRPHLPMINIITPNLAEAEVLLRCDPIRTPIEALNAARRLVSQGVEVAVITQAERGACYATEEESGQFPALRVDIVDTTGAGDALTAVVIFGYLNDLPMSDALQLGLRAAALTLRSNETVAPELTLDRLYGFDEDAHSDGHASP, encoded by the coding sequence GTGAAGGGCGCTCTGGTCATCGGCGCAGCCAACTTCGACATCAAGGGGCGGATGTTGCATCGGCCGGTGCTCGCCTCGTCGAACGCATCGGCGATCCGCACCAGCTTCGGTGGCGTTGCGCGTAACATTGCCGAGAACCTGGCGCGGCTCGGCGCGCCGGTCACGTTACTCACCGCAGTCGGCGACGACTACGCCGGCGAAGATATCCTGAGCAGCGCAGACGACGTGGGGGTGGACGTATCGCGTGCGCTGATCGTCGAGAACGAGACGACCGGCACCTACCTGGCTGCGCTTGACGAAAGCGGCGACCTGTACCTCGGGTTGGATGATCTGCGCGTGCTGCGACACATCACGCCGGACTACCTGCGCCTGCACAAAGACGCCTTTCGCGAATGCGACATCGTCGCCTTCGATCTCAATCTAAGCGAGGGAGCGATCATGACGGCGATCCACCTCGCGCACGAGTATCGCAAGCCGATCTGCGTGGACCCCACTTCGAGCGTGCTGGCCGGCCGCCTGCGACCGCACCTGCCGATGATCAACATCATCACGCCCAACCTCGCCGAGGCCGAGGTGTTGCTGCGCTGCGACCCGATTCGCACGCCCATCGAGGCGCTCAACGCCGCACGCCGGCTGGTGAGCCAGGGTGTGGAAGTCGCCGTGATTACACAAGCCGAACGCGGCGCATGCTATGCCACCGAGGAAGAGAGCGGCCAATTCCCCGCGTTGCGCGTGGACATCGTAGATACCACCGGGGCCGGCGACGCGCTGACGGCCGTGGTGATCTTCGGCTACCTGAACGATTTGCCGATGAGCGATGCGCTGCAGCTCGGCCTGCGCGCTGCTGCGCTCACGCTGCGTTCCAACGAAACTGTCGCGCCCGAATTGACCCTCGACCGCCTCTATGGCTTCGACGAGGATGCGCATTCGGACGGCCATGCATCTCCCTGA
- a CDS encoding selenium metabolism hydrolase, whose translation MNPTAEQLTELRARVEAHRADITRFMRELCAIPSMDSQIRSIGERCAQEMRRLGFAEVRFDVMGNILGRIGHGPRVIVFDSHIDTVGIGDPAQWAWDPFVGKVEDGVLYARGACDEKGSTPGMIYGLALARDLGWLDGWTAYYFGNMEEACDGIAPRVFVEHDPKVRPDFVVIGEPTRMQVYRGHKGRVEMKVTAKGRSAHAASNWLGDNAIYKLLPVIAGIRDLDPRLRAHDFLGKGTITVSDMRVSTPSINAVPDEATLFIDRRITFGDTLESALAEVQAIVDAAQADASRADAIRLELLQYDTPSYTGFSLVVDKYFPAWALDESHPLTQAALAATELAFGRRAATGKWDFSTNGTYWAGIAGIPAIGFGPGDERHAHSVLDQVRLDDVVQATRFYALLPAMLETR comes from the coding sequence ATGAACCCCACCGCTGAGCAACTGACCGAACTACGCGCCCGCGTTGAAGCTCACCGCGCCGACATCACGCGCTTCATGCGTGAGCTGTGCGCCATCCCCAGCATGGATTCGCAAATCCGGTCCATAGGTGAGCGCTGCGCTCAAGAGATGCGCCGGCTCGGCTTCGCCGAAGTGCGCTTTGACGTCATGGGCAATATCCTGGGGCGCATCGGCCACGGCCCTCGCGTCATCGTCTTCGACTCGCACATCGACACGGTCGGCATAGGCGATCCGGCGCAATGGGCTTGGGACCCGTTTGTGGGCAAAGTGGAGGATGGCGTGCTCTATGCGCGCGGCGCATGCGACGAAAAGGGCAGCACGCCCGGCATGATCTACGGCCTCGCCCTGGCCCGCGACCTGGGCTGGCTCGACGGCTGGACGGCTTACTACTTTGGCAACATGGAAGAGGCCTGCGATGGCATCGCCCCCCGCGTGTTCGTCGAGCACGATCCGAAGGTGCGGCCGGATTTCGTCGTGATCGGCGAGCCGACGCGCATGCAGGTCTATCGCGGCCACAAAGGGCGCGTCGAAATGAAGGTGACGGCCAAAGGGCGCAGCGCACACGCCGCCAGCAACTGGCTGGGCGACAACGCCATCTACAAACTGCTGCCCGTCATCGCCGGCATCCGCGACCTGGACCCGCGCCTGCGCGCCCACGATTTCCTCGGCAAAGGCACGATCACCGTCAGCGATATGCGCGTGAGCACCCCCAGCATTAACGCCGTGCCGGACGAGGCGACCCTCTTCATTGACCGGCGCATCACCTTCGGCGACACGCTGGAGAGCGCGCTGGCCGAGGTGCAGGCCATCGTGGATGCGGCGCAGGCCGATGCTTCGCGCGCCGACGCGATTCGGCTTGAGCTGCTGCAATACGACACGCCCAGCTACACCGGCTTCTCGTTGGTCGTGGATAAATACTTTCCTGCCTGGGCGCTGGACGAGTCCCACCCGTTGACCCAAGCGGCGCTCGCCGCCACCGAGCTGGCCTTCGGCCGGCGCGCTGCGACCGGCAAGTGGGACTTCTCCACCAACGGCACATACTGGGCCGGCATCGCTGGCATTCCCGCCATCGGCTTTGGCCCCGGCGACGAGCGCCATGCCCACAGCGTGCTCGACCAGGTGCGCCTAGACGACGTGGTGCAGGCCACGCGATTCTACGCGCTGCTGCCGGCGATGCTTGAGACTAGGTGA
- a CDS encoding ABC transporter permease translates to MASRTPRAVILHRATHPAKPLPQRDRGTTAGALVVALAGWEVLVRVSNTPVYLLPAPSLVFHTLAQHLPTYLQAALITFGEALLGLLLGAGVAMGTAILVTLWPRVEQGVMSLAILVKSTPLVVIAPLLTIWLGFGWQPKVIITALVTFFPILVNALVGLQTITPSLHDLFRVWRASRWEALWHLRLPHSLPHLFAGLKVSAPLALIGAIVAEWTGASGGLGRTMWLAYTNLNLPFLFAAIFCVTAAGIALYQIITHVERRLAYWRPIP, encoded by the coding sequence ATGGCTTCTCGGACACCACGCGCTGTCATCCTGCATCGCGCGACGCATCCCGCGAAGCCGCTCCCGCAGCGCGATCGCGGGACGACCGCCGGGGCGCTCGTCGTTGCGCTTGCGGGCTGGGAGGTGCTCGTCCGCGTGAGCAACACGCCGGTTTATCTGTTGCCGGCCCCCAGCCTGGTATTCCATACGCTGGCCCAGCACCTGCCGACTTATCTCCAGGCCGCGTTGATCACCTTTGGCGAGGCGTTGCTGGGGTTGTTGCTGGGCGCCGGCGTTGCCATGGGCACGGCCATCTTAGTCACCTTGTGGCCGCGCGTCGAGCAGGGGGTGATGAGCCTGGCGATCCTGGTGAAATCCACACCGCTGGTGGTGATTGCGCCGCTGCTGACCATTTGGCTCGGCTTTGGCTGGCAGCCTAAAGTGATCATCACCGCGCTGGTGACCTTCTTCCCTATCTTGGTAAACGCCCTGGTGGGCCTCCAAACCATCACGCCGAGCCTGCACGATCTCTTTCGCGTCTGGCGCGCCAGTCGCTGGGAAGCGCTGTGGCACTTGCGGCTGCCGCATAGCCTGCCGCACCTGTTCGCCGGCCTGAAGGTGAGCGCGCCCTTGGCCCTCATCGGCGCGATCGTCGCAGAGTGGACCGGCGCCTCGGGCGGGCTGGGGCGCACCATGTGGCTGGCCTACACCAACCTGAATTTGCCCTTCTTGTTCGCCGCCATCTTCTGCGTCACGGCAGCCGGCATTGCGCTCTATCAAATCATCACCCATGTCGAACGCCGCCTGGCCTACTGGCGGCCTATCCCATGA